In SAR202 cluster bacterium, a single window of DNA contains:
- the moaC gene encoding cyclic pyranopterin monophosphate synthase MoaC translates to MWQAGISDKPKFLEVAPEEAAPPAKPATLTHVDAHGRAQMVDVGAKAATRREAVAKGFVAMKAETLAAITSGKIEKGDVFTTARLAGIMAAKQTPNLIPLCHPLPIEQVTVELEPDVQRSGVSITATVRLEAKTGVEMEALTAVSVAALTIYDMCKAMDKGMRIEAVRLVKKTGGKSGDWFGE, encoded by the coding sequence ATGTGGCAGGCCGGCATTTCAGACAAGCCTAAGTTTCTGGAAGTCGCCCCTGAAGAGGCAGCGCCGCCCGCCAAACCCGCAACCCTCACCCACGTCGATGCTCATGGCCGCGCTCAGATGGTGGACGTGGGCGCTAAGGCGGCTACCCGACGCGAGGCTGTCGCTAAGGGCTTCGTCGCTATGAAGGCCGAGACCCTAGCCGCCATCACTAGCGGCAAGATAGAGAAGGGAGACGTTTTCACTACGGCGCGCCTGGCTGGGATCATGGCCGCCAAGCAGACGCCTAACCTCATCCCACTCTGCCACCCGTTGCCCATTGAACAGGTGACGGTGGAGTTGGAGCCGGACGTGCAGCGCAGCGGCGTGTCCATCACTGCTACGGTGCGCCTGGAGGCCAAGACAGGCGTCGAGATGGAGGCCCTGACGGCGGTGTCAGTGGCGGCGCTGACTATATACGATATGTGCAAGGCGATGGACAAAGGCATGCGCATTGAGGCCGTCCGCCTGGTTAAAAAGACCGGCGGCAAGAGCGGCGACTGGTTCGGCGAGTAG
- a CDS encoding CAP domain-containing protein: protein MSGRLTNRIKNLGRKQRQLLPLIGLTGIVIVIAVTVSMLAGSRDDKSIGAEVLEATPAWRDDITLLEKSINFHVNMYRQGFGLYDLEYRDEISDISRGHSYYQSVIGNIDHKGRNETSVDDRFRNTSYLCGENVLMRPRARSESRLYGLFTTSRVGDILNMSTDALAAELVSLWIESTGHEENMRGQHYRFGGVGIHYDEDGEQLYVTHNLCLMKIGRSSIRP from the coding sequence ATGTCTGGTCGGCTTACGAATCGAATCAAAAACCTAGGCAGAAAGCAACGGCAGTTACTTCCTCTGATTGGTCTGACTGGCATCGTAATAGTTATCGCCGTTACAGTGTCTATGTTGGCTGGATCACGAGATGACAAGTCGATCGGTGCAGAGGTGTTAGAAGCGACACCCGCATGGAGAGATGACATTACCCTGCTCGAGAAATCCATAAATTTTCATGTGAACATGTACCGCCAGGGCTTTGGGTTGTATGATCTTGAATACAGGGACGAAATTTCTGACATTTCAAGAGGGCATTCCTATTATCAAAGTGTAATCGGGAATATAGACCATAAAGGGAGAAATGAGACTAGTGTTGATGACAGATTTAGGAATACCTCATATCTATGTGGTGAAAACGTCTTAATGAGGCCTAGAGCTAGGTCAGAGTCAAGGTTGTATGGTCTGTTCACCACAAGCCGGGTTGGCGACATCTTGAATATGAGTACGGACGCTCTTGCGGCGGAACTAGTCTCGTTGTGGATAGAGAGCACGGGCCATGAAGAGAATATGCGAGGTCAGCATTACCGATTCGGTGGAGTGGGAATTCATTATGACGAGGATGGTGAGCAGCTTTATGTCACTCACAACCTGTGCCTAATGAAGATAGGTCGCTCAAGCATCAGACCGTGA
- a CDS encoding endonuclease produces the protein MKTSLVDVYERLYSAYGPQHWWPGESAFEVVIGAILTQSAAWVNVEKALANLKSAGVMSAEGLRDVPEARLAELLRPSGYFNMKARKVKAFIDHLWSRYDGDLEGLLSQEAESLREELLGIWGIGEETADDIVLYAASKPVFVIDAYTRRVFERLGLGGGVRSYGEWQALFHSSLPRNAALFNEYHALVVKHGKDVCRKAPRCEGCCLREVCKAGKAGKLGTGID, from the coding sequence ATGAAAACAAGCCTTGTTGATGTATATGAACGCCTTTATTCAGCCTATGGGCCGCAGCATTGGTGGCCTGGCGAATCGGCGTTTGAAGTGGTCATTGGTGCGATACTGACACAGTCGGCGGCGTGGGTGAACGTGGAGAAGGCGCTGGCGAACCTGAAGTCGGCGGGGGTGATGTCGGCGGAGGGGTTGCGGGACGTGCCAGAGGCGCGGCTGGCGGAACTTTTGAGGCCGTCGGGCTATTTCAACATGAAGGCGAGGAAGGTGAAGGCGTTTATCGATCATCTATGGAGCCGCTACGACGGAGACCTGGAGGGGCTGCTGTCGCAGGAGGCGGAGTCGCTGCGGGAGGAGCTGCTGGGGATATGGGGAATTGGGGAGGAGACGGCGGACGATATTGTGCTGTACGCCGCCAGCAAACCGGTGTTTGTCATCGACGCCTACACGCGACGCGTTTTCGAGAGGCTGGGATTGGGCGGCGGGGTGAGGAGCTACGGCGAGTGGCAGGCGCTGTTCCATTCGTCGCTGCCTAGGAATGCGGCGCTGTTTAACGAGTACCACGCGCTGGTGGTGAAGCATGGGAAGGACGTGTGCCGGAAGGCGCCGAGGTGCGAAGGGTGCTGTTTGAGGGAGGTTTGTAAAGCGGGGAAGGCTGGGAAACTAGGGACGGGAATAGACTAG
- a CDS encoding aconitate hydratase, protein MPTIESTPEFVQSVYKKMDDNLKVVRQRVGKPMTLADKVLLSHLDDPASAELVAGESYILLRPDRVAHQDVTGQMAILQFMQSGRKSVAVPTTVHCDHLIQARVGSKSDTHDAIVENSEVYQFLQSSSAKYGMGFWKPGAGIIHQVVLENYSFPGGLLIGTDSHTPNASGLGMLAIGVGGADAADVMAGLPWELKYPKRIGVYLTGKMSGWTAPKDVILFLAGALTVDGGTNAVIEYCGPGARTISCTGKATICNMGAELGATGSIFPYDDRMGIYLAATGRDGLVPLAQHYKRLLEADPEVEKNPQDYFHRIVEIDLSRLEPHVVGPHTPDLARPISKLAQDVREKGYVDHISSSLIGSCTNSSYEDMSRAADVAAQAHAHGAKAHTPLLVTPGSEQIRATIERDGQVELLESIGATVLANACGPCIGQWRRSDMKPGETNTIVTSYNRNFPRRNDGRPETANFIASPEMVIALALGGRLSFNPLTDPIKLNGKSFKLSPPKPAPEVPAKGFARGIDVYVAPPADGSQIEIKIKPNSHRLQALSPFDAWSGEDFKDLPVLLKAKGKCTTDHISPAGPWLRFRGHLDNLSDNMFLGATNAFTGEAGKANNVLTGDKGLEPAKVARDWKSKGLKWLVIGDFNYGEGSSREHAALSPRYLGCVAVIVRSFARIHETNLKKQGILALTFSDPADYDKIKETDRVSITSLKDLAPGKAVTCVIRRADGSKETIKLSHSFNASQIEWFRAGSALNLMKIMEATGRG, encoded by the coding sequence ATGCCCACCATTGAGTCCACGCCCGAATTTGTGCAAAGTGTCTACAAAAAGATGGACGACAACCTCAAGGTCGTCCGCCAGCGCGTCGGCAAACCTATGACTCTGGCCGACAAGGTCCTCCTCTCCCACCTCGACGACCCCGCCAGCGCCGAGCTGGTCGCCGGCGAAAGCTACATCCTCCTCCGGCCTGACCGAGTCGCCCACCAGGATGTCACCGGCCAGATGGCGATACTACAGTTCATGCAGTCGGGCCGAAAGAGCGTCGCCGTGCCTACCACTGTCCACTGCGACCACCTTATCCAGGCCCGCGTCGGAAGCAAGTCGGACACCCATGACGCCATCGTCGAGAACAGCGAGGTCTATCAGTTCCTTCAGTCCTCCTCGGCTAAGTACGGCATGGGCTTCTGGAAGCCAGGCGCCGGCATTATTCATCAGGTGGTGCTGGAGAACTACTCCTTCCCCGGCGGCCTCCTCATCGGCACCGACTCCCACACCCCCAACGCCAGCGGCCTCGGCATGTTAGCCATCGGCGTGGGCGGCGCGGACGCCGCCGACGTCATGGCGGGCCTGCCCTGGGAGCTTAAGTACCCCAAACGCATCGGAGTCTACCTCACCGGCAAGATGAGTGGCTGGACCGCCCCCAAGGACGTTATCCTCTTCCTCGCCGGCGCTCTTACCGTCGATGGCGGCACCAACGCCGTCATCGAATACTGCGGCCCGGGCGCCCGAACCATAAGCTGCACCGGCAAAGCCACCATCTGCAACATGGGTGCTGAGTTGGGCGCCACCGGCTCCATCTTCCCTTATGACGACCGCATGGGAATCTACCTGGCGGCCACAGGCCGCGACGGCTTGGTGCCCCTGGCCCAGCACTACAAACGCCTCCTGGAAGCTGACCCAGAGGTCGAAAAGAACCCACAGGACTACTTCCACCGCATCGTGGAGATAGACCTGTCCAGGCTGGAGCCGCACGTGGTCGGCCCCCACACACCGGACCTGGCACGGCCTATATCCAAGCTGGCCCAGGACGTTCGAGAGAAGGGCTACGTTGACCACATCTCTTCCAGCCTTATCGGAAGCTGCACCAATTCGTCTTACGAGGACATGAGCCGCGCCGCCGACGTGGCTGCCCAGGCCCACGCCCACGGCGCCAAGGCCCACACGCCCCTTCTGGTGACTCCAGGCTCGGAGCAGATCCGCGCCACCATCGAACGCGACGGCCAGGTGGAGCTTCTGGAGTCCATAGGCGCTACCGTCCTGGCCAACGCCTGCGGCCCCTGCATCGGCCAGTGGCGCCGCTCCGACATGAAGCCCGGCGAGACCAACACCATCGTTACCTCCTACAACCGCAACTTCCCCCGCCGCAATGACGGCCGGCCCGAGACCGCCAACTTCATCGCCAGTCCTGAGATGGTCATTGCCCTGGCCCTGGGAGGCCGACTCTCCTTCAACCCCCTCACGGACCCTATCAAGCTCAACGGCAAGTCCTTCAAGCTCAGCCCTCCCAAGCCCGCGCCCGAGGTGCCCGCCAAGGGCTTCGCCAGAGGCATCGACGTATACGTGGCGCCGCCCGCCGACGGCAGCCAGATCGAAATCAAGATCAAGCCCAACAGCCACCGCCTGCAAGCCCTTAGCCCCTTCGACGCCTGGAGCGGCGAGGACTTCAAAGACCTGCCCGTGCTGCTCAAGGCCAAGGGCAAGTGCACCACCGACCATATATCGCCCGCCGGTCCCTGGCTTCGATTCCGCGGCCACCTCGACAACCTCAGCGACAACATGTTTCTCGGCGCCACCAACGCCTTCACAGGCGAGGCTGGCAAGGCTAACAACGTCCTCACCGGCGATAAGGGCCTAGAACCTGCCAAGGTGGCCCGCGACTGGAAGTCCAAGGGCCTGAAATGGCTAGTCATCGGCGACTTCAACTACGGCGAAGGCTCCAGCCGCGAGCACGCCGCCCTCTCCCCTCGATACCTGGGTTGTGTAGCCGTCATCGTCCGCAGCTTCGCCCGCATCCACGAGACCAACCTGAAGAAGCAGGGCATCCTGGCCCTCACCTTCTCCGACCCCGCGGACTACGACAAGATCAAGGAAACGGACCGAGTCAGCATCACCAGCCTCAAAGACCTAGCCCCCGGCAAGGCCGTCACATGCGTCATACGCCGCGCTGACGGGTCCAAGGAGACGATAAAACTGAGCCATTCCTTCAACGCCTCCCAAATCGAATGGTTCCGCGCCGGCTCGGCACTAAACCTCATGAAGATAATGGAGGCGACGGGTAGGGGATAA
- the sfsA gene encoding DNA/RNA nuclease SfsA — MQLPSDLVLARFVKRLNRFAAVVEVDGREVMAHVANSGRMRELLAPGCVMYLKAASGNHRKTWYDLALVEIEKHLCSADARLPPYLVAEAIARGKLPQFRNYTTLRREVVLGRSRVDMALQGPEGLCYIETKSVTLVEGGVGLFPDAPTERGRRHVLELAEAVESGHRGAVVFVVQRRDAVAFSPHYTADPAFGEALREAIGRGVEVYAYNCRVSRSAISLNAEISVRL, encoded by the coding sequence ATGCAGTTACCTTCTGACCTGGTGCTGGCCCGATTTGTGAAGCGGTTGAACCGCTTTGCGGCGGTGGTAGAGGTGGATGGACGTGAGGTGATGGCGCACGTGGCGAACTCGGGGAGGATGCGGGAGCTTTTGGCGCCGGGCTGCGTGATGTATTTGAAGGCGGCGAGTGGCAACCATCGCAAAACGTGGTACGACCTGGCGCTGGTGGAGATAGAAAAGCATCTGTGCTCGGCGGACGCGCGGCTGCCGCCGTACCTGGTGGCGGAGGCCATCGCCAGGGGCAAGCTGCCGCAGTTCAGAAATTACACTACGCTGCGCCGCGAGGTAGTGTTGGGCCGGAGCAGGGTGGACATGGCGCTGCAAGGGCCGGAAGGGTTGTGCTACATCGAGACCAAGTCTGTGACGCTGGTGGAGGGTGGGGTGGGGCTGTTCCCGGACGCGCCGACGGAGCGCGGGCGCAGGCACGTGCTGGAGCTGGCGGAGGCCGTGGAGTCTGGCCATCGAGGGGCGGTGGTGTTTGTGGTGCAACGTCGGGACGCGGTGGCGTTTTCGCCGCACTACACAGCGGACCCGGCCTTTGGTGAGGCGCTGCGGGAGGCGATAGGTCGAGGGGTGGAGGTGTATGCGTACAATTGCAGGGTGAGCAGGAGCGCGATTAGCCTGAACGCTGAGATCAGCGTGAGGCTGTGA
- the moaA gene encoding GTP 3',8-cyclase MoaA, translated as MPMEKLLVATRNKGKMREFHQLLTGLPYKLVSLDDVGITDTVEETGDTFQKNAILKASAYSALSGLLTLADDSGIEVDALGGRPGVYSARYGGLEASDEDRVNLLLQELKDVPWELRTARFRCVIALAWPDGRVKTVEGIVSGIIHFRPSGANGFGYDPVFYLPEKGHTTAELPTDIKNQLSHRGQAARKAAALLVESHKALKASTLSRMLTSPSTTTLYDKFRRPLRDLRVSVTDRCNFRCPYCMPAEVYGERYQFLPKSEILTFEEITRLVRVFVGLGVTKVRLTGGEPLVRQGVDKLVGMLSRLDGVNDLTLTTNGYLLTQQAQALKDAGLRRITVSLDSLDLEVFKRMNGRGYGHERVLEGIRKAEEVGLWPIKVNAVVQRGVNDHTIVDLARHFKGTGHIVRYIEYMDVGNINHWKSAEVVPAAEIVERINAVFPIEPADRSYRGEVAERWRYKDGSGEIGVIASVTKPFCGGCTRARLSTDGKLFTCLFAGVGKDLRDPMRNGASDEELRDIITGTWQKRVDKYSEERFASATRPRRKIEMYQIGG; from the coding sequence ATGCCTATGGAAAAGCTGCTGGTCGCCACTCGTAACAAAGGCAAGATGCGGGAGTTCCACCAACTCCTGACCGGCTTGCCCTATAAGCTCGTCTCTCTGGACGACGTAGGTATCACTGACACCGTCGAAGAGACTGGCGATACCTTTCAGAAGAATGCCATCCTCAAGGCCAGCGCCTACTCCGCCCTTAGCGGTCTCCTCACCCTCGCCGATGACTCGGGCATCGAAGTCGACGCCCTCGGCGGACGCCCCGGCGTCTATTCGGCGCGATATGGGGGGCTGGAGGCTTCCGATGAGGACAGAGTCAATCTTCTACTTCAGGAGCTAAAGGACGTGCCTTGGGAGCTGCGCACTGCCCGCTTCCGATGCGTCATCGCGCTAGCCTGGCCCGATGGCCGGGTTAAGACTGTGGAAGGCATAGTAAGCGGTATAATACACTTCAGGCCCTCGGGCGCTAACGGCTTCGGCTACGACCCAGTCTTTTACCTACCCGAGAAAGGCCACACCACGGCAGAACTCCCCACCGATATCAAAAATCAGCTTAGCCATCGAGGCCAGGCCGCCAGGAAGGCGGCGGCTTTACTGGTTGAGTCGCACAAAGCACTGAAAGCCAGCACATTATCGCGAATGCTTACCTCACCCTCGACAACAACCCTCTACGACAAGTTCCGGCGTCCCTTGCGGGACCTGCGAGTCTCCGTCACGGACCGCTGCAACTTCCGATGTCCCTACTGCATGCCCGCCGAGGTCTATGGCGAGCGGTACCAGTTCCTGCCCAAGTCTGAAATCCTGACCTTCGAGGAGATTACCCGCCTGGTCAGGGTCTTCGTCGGGTTGGGCGTTACCAAGGTGCGGCTCACCGGCGGCGAACCCCTGGTGCGCCAGGGCGTCGATAAGCTGGTAGGTATGCTCTCCCGCCTCGACGGCGTCAACGACCTGACGTTGACCACCAATGGCTACCTGCTGACCCAGCAGGCCCAGGCCTTGAAGGACGCCGGCCTCCGCCGAATTACCGTTAGCCTGGACAGCCTCGACCTTGAGGTCTTCAAGCGTATGAATGGGCGAGGCTACGGCCACGAGCGCGTCCTGGAAGGTATCCGCAAAGCTGAAGAGGTCGGGTTGTGGCCTATCAAGGTCAACGCTGTGGTGCAGCGCGGCGTCAACGACCATACCATTGTTGACCTCGCGCGTCACTTCAAAGGCACCGGCCATATCGTCCGATATATCGAGTATATGGACGTCGGCAACATCAACCACTGGAAGAGCGCCGAGGTGGTGCCCGCCGCCGAGATAGTCGAGCGCATCAACGCCGTCTTTCCCATCGAGCCTGCCGACAGGAGCTATCGAGGCGAGGTGGCGGAGCGATGGCGCTATAAGGACGGCAGCGGCGAAATCGGGGTCATCGCCTCGGTGACGAAGCCCTTCTGCGGGGGCTGCACCCGCGCCCGCCTCTCCACCGACGGCAAGCTCTTCACCTGCCTTTTCGCCGGCGTCGGCAAGGACCTGCGAGACCCTATGCGAAACGGCGCATCGGATGAGGAGTTGCGGGACATCATCACAGGCACGTGGCAGAAGCGCGTGGACAAGTACTCCGAAGAGCGATTCGCTTCCGCAACCCGCCCCCGCCGCAAAATCGAGATGTACCAGATAGGCGGATGA
- a CDS encoding hemin-degrading factor → MFFSWRVSLQSFQELLKDLARIPRMLFVVGGGACVSEMYADGKTAPKFNGHWAMMEAESWHFHLDLSLVKSAQFVEAEDHGAPVLYYVRLADDKDETILRCYFPNPYLDEDDKRVAFQAEKLKVFEDIRSEHEGKGPITYVKRLKG, encoded by the coding sequence ATTTTCTTTTCTTGGAGGGTGTCTTTGCAGTCCTTCCAGGAGCTTCTAAAAGACCTGGCCCGCATACCTCGGATGCTTTTTGTAGTGGGCGGCGGCGCCTGTGTCAGCGAAATGTACGCTGACGGCAAGACCGCCCCCAAGTTCAACGGCCACTGGGCCATGATGGAAGCCGAAAGCTGGCATTTCCACCTCGACTTGTCTCTGGTAAAGAGCGCCCAGTTTGTCGAGGCCGAGGACCACGGCGCGCCGGTCCTTTATTACGTGCGCCTCGCTGATGACAAGGATGAGACTATCCTGCGATGCTACTTCCCTAATCCCTACCTGGATGAAGATGACAAGCGCGTGGCCTTTCAGGCGGAAAAGCTAAAGGTATTTGAAGATATTCGTAGTGAGCACGAAGGTAAGGGACCAATAACCTACGTGAAAAGGTTGAAAGGTTAA